One Sphingomonas sabuli genomic region harbors:
- a CDS encoding ABC transporter permease translates to MNWRGILAIYKFEMHRFRRTLWTGLAVPVITTSLYFIVFGAAIGSRMTEINGIPYGAFIVPGLMMLSLFTESIFNASFGIHMPRFTGTIYEILSAPLSAIETVIGYVGAAATKALSVAAVIFVTAHLFVDVSVAHPLLAILFILLVAVTFCLFGFMVGIWAKGFEQLQVIPLLVVTPLTFLGGAFYSIDMLNEPWRSITLFNPVVYLINGFRWTFFGQADVAFGTALAATLAFLLLCLAGVYAIFRTGYRLKQ, encoded by the coding sequence ATGAACTGGCGCGGCATCCTGGCGATCTACAAGTTCGAGATGCACCGATTCCGCCGCACCCTGTGGACGGGGCTGGCGGTGCCGGTGATCACCACCTCGCTTTACTTCATCGTCTTCGGCGCCGCGATCGGCAGCCGGATGACGGAGATCAACGGCATTCCCTATGGCGCATTCATCGTGCCCGGGCTGATGATGCTGAGCCTGTTCACCGAGAGCATCTTCAACGCCAGCTTCGGCATTCACATGCCCCGATTTACCGGGACCATCTACGAAATCCTCTCGGCGCCCCTGTCGGCGATCGAGACGGTGATCGGCTATGTCGGGGCGGCGGCGACCAAGGCATTGTCGGTGGCGGCCGTGATCTTCGTCACCGCGCACCTGTTCGTCGACGTCAGCGTTGCGCATCCGTTGCTGGCGATCCTGTTTATTCTGCTGGTGGCGGTCACCTTCTGCCTGTTCGGCTTCATGGTCGGCATCTGGGCCAAGGGGTTCGAGCAGCTGCAGGTCATCCCGCTGCTGGTCGTCACCCCCCTCACCTTCCTTGGCGGCGCCTTTTACTCGATCGACATGCTCAACGAGCCGTGGCGGTCTATCACCCTGTTCAACCCGGTGGTTTACCTGATCAACGGTTTCCGCTGGACCTTCTTCGGACAGGCCGACGTGGCGTTCGGAACCGCGCTTGCCGCGACCCTCGCCTTCCTGCTGCTGTGCCTTGCCGGAGTCTATGCCATCTTCCGCACTGGATACCGGCTAAAGCAATAA
- a CDS encoding ABC transporter ATP-binding protein yields MSDDVILSVRGLRKSYASGTEALKPIDLDIKRGEIFALLGPNGAGKTTLISIICGIVTPSGGEVLVDGQDWRTHFRHARREIGLVPQELTMDVFEPLLNTVSFSRELFGYPADPKRIEEILRSLSLWDKRKAILKELSGGMKRRVMIAKALAHEPKILFLDEPTAGVDVELRRDMWNLVRKLRDQGTTIILTTHYIEEAEEMADRVGVINKGELILVENKDELMKKLGRKVLHLQLVEPLAAVPASLAEWSPSLDADGSVLTYEFDAKAERTGIASLLAAMRDAGIAFKDLDTKESSLEDIFVELIDHKRQETAA; encoded by the coding sequence ATGAGCGATGACGTCATCCTGTCCGTCCGCGGCCTGCGCAAGTCGTACGCCAGCGGCACCGAGGCGCTGAAGCCGATCGACCTCGACATCAAGCGGGGCGAGATTTTCGCGCTGCTCGGCCCCAATGGCGCGGGCAAGACGACGCTGATCAGCATTATCTGCGGCATCGTCACGCCCAGCGGCGGCGAAGTGCTGGTCGACGGGCAGGACTGGCGCACCCATTTCCGCCATGCGCGGCGGGAAATCGGGCTGGTGCCGCAGGAATTGACGATGGACGTGTTCGAGCCCCTGCTCAACACCGTCTCCTTCAGCCGCGAACTGTTCGGCTATCCCGCCGATCCGAAGCGGATCGAGGAAATCCTGCGCAGCCTGTCGCTGTGGGACAAGCGCAAGGCGATCCTCAAGGAATTGTCGGGCGGTATGAAGCGCCGGGTGATGATCGCCAAGGCGCTGGCTCACGAACCCAAAATCCTGTTCCTCGACGAGCCGACCGCGGGGGTCGACGTCGAACTTCGCCGCGACATGTGGAATTTGGTACGCAAGCTGCGCGACCAGGGGACGACGATCATCCTCACCACCCATTATATCGAGGAAGCCGAGGAGATGGCCGACCGCGTCGGGGTCATCAACAAGGGCGAACTGATCCTGGTCGAGAACAAGGACGAGCTGATGAAGAAGCTCGGCCGCAAGGTGCTGCACCTGCAACTGGTCGAGCCGCTCGCCGCGGTGCCCGCCAGCCTTGCCGAATGGTCGCCCAGCCTGGACGCGGACGGCAGCGTCCTCACCTACGAATTCGACGCCAAGGCGGAACGCACCGGCATCGCCTCGCTGCTTGCTGCGATGCGCGACGCCGGCATCGCCTTCAAGGACCTCGACACCAAGGAATCGAGCCTGGAGGACATTTTCGTCGAGCTGATCGACCATAAGCGGCAGGAGACGGCGGCATGA
- a CDS encoding septation protein A, producing the protein MSAEKKPSTGSQLLIDVGPLLVFFAANYLAPVPPALKIFVATGAFMAAMVAAMIYSALRFGKISPMLWFSGVLVVVMGGVTIWLHDETFIKVKPTLYYLFVSALLGFGLLKGKPLLKMVLGSAYPGLEEEGWRKLTRNWAVFFLFLAALNEAVWRNSSTEFWIGFKLWGAIPLTFLFAAANIPMLLRHGLNRDEAIPEEPGPIE; encoded by the coding sequence ATGAGCGCCGAGAAGAAACCGTCCACCGGATCCCAGCTGCTGATCGACGTCGGGCCGCTGCTGGTGTTTTTCGCGGCCAATTATCTGGCGCCCGTACCGCCGGCGCTGAAGATCTTCGTCGCCACCGGCGCCTTCATGGCGGCAATGGTCGCGGCGATGATCTATTCGGCGCTGCGCTTCGGCAAGATTTCGCCGATGCTGTGGTTTTCCGGGGTGCTGGTGGTGGTCATGGGCGGGGTGACCATCTGGCTCCACGACGAGACCTTCATTAAGGTCAAGCCGACCCTGTATTACCTGTTCGTCTCGGCCCTGCTCGGCTTCGGGCTGCTCAAGGGCAAGCCGCTGCTCAAGATGGTGCTCGGCAGCGCCTATCCGGGGCTGGAGGAGGAAGGCTGGCGCAAGCTGACCCGCAACTGGGCGGTCTTCTTCCTGTTCCTGGCCGCGCTTAACGAGGCGGTGTGGCGCAACAGCTCGACCGAATTCTGGATCGGTTTCAAATTGTGGGGCGCCATCCCCCTTACTTTCCTGTTCGCGGCCGCCAATATCCCGATGCTCCTTCGCCACGGGCTCAACCGTGACGAAGCCATCCCAGAGGAGCCCGGCCCGATCGAATGA
- the ftsY gene encoding signal recognition particle-docking protein FtsY, protein MSWLDRLRGGFSKTADKLADNLTGLTSRAALDTSTLDDIEEALIASDIGPEASHRIREAIARQKFDRLDERGLRSILAEEIEKILAPVAKPLQVWGFPRPHVILVIGVNGSGKTTTIGKLGQWLTEQDYGVLLCAGDTFRAAAIEQLKIWGERIGAPVISGKEGADPAGLVFDGVKQATAQGIDVLVVDTAGRMQNKSHLMEELSKIRRVLGRLNPEAPHDVILVLDATTGQNALNQVEVFRQTANVSGLIMTKLDGTARGGVLVAAAERFGLPIYAIGVGETASDLRPFDPRAVGRAIAGLPPE, encoded by the coding sequence ATGAGTTGGCTCGACCGGCTGCGCGGCGGCTTTTCCAAGACGGCGGACAAGCTGGCCGACAATCTCACCGGCCTGACCAGCCGCGCCGCGCTCGACACGTCGACGCTCGACGATATCGAGGAAGCGCTGATCGCGTCCGACATCGGGCCCGAAGCATCGCACCGCATCCGCGAGGCGATCGCCCGGCAGAAGTTCGACCGGCTGGACGAGCGCGGGCTTCGGTCGATCCTCGCCGAGGAGATCGAAAAAATCCTCGCTCCCGTCGCCAAGCCCTTGCAAGTATGGGGTTTTCCGCGACCGCACGTCATCCTGGTGATCGGCGTCAACGGATCGGGCAAGACGACGACGATCGGCAAGCTCGGCCAGTGGCTGACCGAACAGGATTATGGCGTCCTGCTGTGCGCCGGCGACACGTTCCGCGCCGCGGCGATCGAGCAACTCAAGATCTGGGGCGAGCGGATCGGCGCGCCGGTCATTTCCGGCAAGGAAGGCGCCGATCCCGCGGGGCTCGTGTTCGACGGGGTCAAGCAGGCGACGGCGCAGGGCATCGACGTGCTGGTCGTCGATACCGCCGGCCGGATGCAGAACAAGTCGCACCTGATGGAGGAGCTGTCGAAGATCCGGCGCGTGCTGGGCCGGCTAAATCCCGAGGCGCCGCATGACGTCATCCTCGTCCTCGACGCGACCACCGGGCAGAACGCGCTCAACCAGGTCGAGGTGTTCCGCCAGACTGCCAACGTCAGCGGGCTGATCATGACCAAGCTGGACGGGACCGCGCGCGGCGGCGTGCTGGTCGCGGCGGCCGAGCGTTTCGGCCTGCCCATCTACGCCATCGGCGTCGGCGAGACCGCCAGCGACCTTCGCCCGTTCGACCCCCGCGCCGTTGGCCGCGCCATTGCAGGATTGCCGCCCGAATGA
- a CDS encoding MiaB/RimO family radical SAM methylthiotransferase, whose protein sequence is MSVETVSLGCRLNFAETESIARAVPEGEQWVIVNSCAVTGEAVRQSRQAIRRAHKRRPDARILVTGCASELDRQAFEAMPEVTKIVSNSDKLRAFDVKASPVAAGTHSRVRSFVAVQNGCDHRCTFCSIWQARGASVSLPFTAIREAVARDLDRGVREIVLTGVDITDYAGGLGELCQRLLAAEPRLQRLRLSSLDSIEIDDALVELLPDTRLLPHFHLSLQAGDDMILKRMKRRHSRAQAVGAVERIRAVRGDATFGADIIAGFPTETEEMATNSLNLLGDCDIIAAHVFPFSPRPDTPAARMPQLDHATIKARAARLRDAAATRRQAWLDTLVGSRQRVLVETNQRGHSDGFAPVAIAGAARGAYGMARITARDGDTLTGIFE, encoded by the coding sequence ATGAGCGTCGAGACGGTGAGCCTCGGCTGCCGGCTCAATTTCGCGGAAACCGAAAGCATCGCCCGGGCCGTGCCCGAAGGCGAGCAGTGGGTGATCGTCAACAGCTGCGCGGTCACCGGCGAGGCGGTGCGGCAGAGCCGCCAGGCGATCCGCCGCGCGCACAAGCGCCGGCCCGACGCCCGCATCCTCGTCACCGGTTGCGCGTCCGAGCTTGATCGACAGGCGTTCGAAGCCATGCCGGAAGTGACGAAAATCGTCAGCAATTCCGACAAGTTGCGTGCGTTTGACGTCAAGGCGTCACCGGTCGCCGCAGGCACGCATTCGCGGGTTCGCAGCTTCGTCGCGGTGCAGAACGGCTGCGACCATCGCTGCACCTTCTGTTCGATCTGGCAGGCGCGCGGGGCGAGCGTGTCCCTACCGTTCACCGCCATCCGCGAGGCCGTTGCGCGCGATCTCGACCGCGGCGTGCGGGAAATCGTCCTGACCGGCGTCGACATCACCGATTACGCCGGTGGGCTGGGCGAGTTGTGCCAGCGGCTGCTGGCAGCCGAGCCGCGGCTGCAGCGGCTGCGCCTGTCGTCGCTGGACAGTATCGAGATCGACGATGCGCTGGTCGAATTGTTGCCGGACACGCGGCTGCTGCCCCATTTCCACCTGTCGCTCCAGGCCGGCGACGACATGATCCTCAAGCGGATGAAGCGCCGGCACAGCCGTGCGCAGGCGGTCGGCGCGGTCGAGCGCATCCGGGCCGTGCGCGGCGATGCGACTTTCGGCGCCGACATCATTGCCGGATTTCCGACGGAAACTGAGGAGATGGCAACGAACAGCCTGAATTTGCTGGGCGATTGCGACATCATTGCCGCTCATGTCTTTCCCTTTTCCCCGCGTCCGGACACGCCGGCGGCGCGGATGCCGCAGCTGGACCATGCGACGATCAAGGCGCGGGCCGCACGGTTGCGCGATGCGGCCGCGACGCGGCGCCAGGCCTGGCTCGATACGCTCGTCGGATCGCGCCAGCGCGTGCTGGTCGAGACCAACCAGCGCGGGCACAGCGACGGCTTTGCACCGGTGGCGATTGCCGGGGCGGCGCGGGGCGCTTACGGCATGGCCCGGATCACCGCCCGCGACGGCGACACACTGACAGGCATATTCGAATGA